A segment of the Chryseobacterium scophthalmum genome:
AAAACTCTTTGGTGTTTGATTCAACCGTATTTTTCACCGTTCCTTGTGAAAGTAACTGATGATAAAGAATTGCTTTTCCAATCGCTTTTTCCAGGCGGGGTTTTTCTATAGGTTTTAACAAATAATCGATGGCATCGAGCTCATAACTTTTTAAAGCGTACTGAGAATATGCCGTTGTGAAAATAACCAGACATTCTTTGGGAAGCATTTTCGCAAATTCTAAACCCGTCACCAATGGCATTTCTATATCCAGAAAAATAAGATCGACAACATTAGTTTTTAAAAATTCTAACGCTGCATGAGCATTGGAAAATGTTCCCAAAATATTGACCTTTGAAACTTCAAGGATCAACGACTGCATTTCTGCTTTTGCCAAAGGCTCATCATCTACAATAATACAGTTCATACAGGAATTATTAGATTTACAATATATTCGTTTTTGGTGGAATTGATCTCCAGCGTAAAAGTGTTTTGGTAAAGCAGCTCCAGTCTTCTTTTGATATTCACCAATCCAAGTCCGCTGTAAATAGTTTCCGGAATTGGAAACTCTGAATTTTGAGAATTTCTGCATTCAAAGTGAAGGTTTTTATCTTTAATTTCGATATTCAATTTCACATAAGATCCTTTTCCACTGATGTCTACACTGTGTTTGACGGCATTTTCTACAAACGTAGTAAATAAATTAGGCGGAATAAAGGTGCTGTTTAAAGTTCTTTTATCGGTTTTGCTGTCGATATAAATTTGGAAATCTTCTCTTCTTATTTTTTCAAGGTTCAGAAAATTAGACAAAAAATCAATTTCGGAAGTGAGTAACGTTTTTTCTTCGTTGTTTTCATAAAGTTGGTAACGCAGAAATTCTGATAACTTCATAATGACAACAGTTGCTTTTTCAGGATCTGTTCTTATTAAAGCTTTCACATTATTCATCATATTAAATAAGAAATGTGGATTGATCTGATTTCGCAATTCATTAAGTTCCATTTTCAACGTCAGATTACTCAGTTCTACAATTCTCTTGTTGTCTTTTGTCCATTTCTGAATGAGTTTCACCGTTGTACTCACCAAAATAATCGGAATACAGATCATAATTCCTTCATAAAGACCGCCTCTTCGAGCATCATTCTCCAGACCTTCAATTTTATATTCTGCAAAGAAAATTTCAAAACAGTTCCCGATCAGATTGAGACCGACAATTCCCAAGGTGAAAAGCAATAAAAAGTAAATTACATAACGGGTTTTAAAGAAGAAAATCGGCACCAAAACATAGATATTAATATATGCCATCCCAATCAACGATACAAAAACGAAAAGCAAAACAAAATATCGGTACCCTTCTTTATACCAATGCCAAAAATCTGCGAAGTACAAGAATATAAAGAAACAAATCGCAGAAACAACGTGCCTCAACAAACGGTAACGATCTTCCACCAGAAAATCAATCACCATGGTATCGTTTAATTCTTTAGACTTGCAATTCATTAAAATATCTGAACTTGTTAATTGTAAACAAAAATAACTAATAACGTCATCAAACAGCATATTATTATACAAACCCTGCACTTTATTATACAAAATTTTAAAACGTGGTATTTGGTAGAATTTGTAAGGCAGTTGGTATAAAAAACCAATTCCCAAAGCCTTTTCTCTATTCCTTTGTCCTGTAAAATTTATTCAAGACATGGAATTAAACGTTTTTCAGAAACTCACCGAGCAAATTACACAGGAGTGTTATTTTATGACCGATTCTCAGCAGGAAGAAAAAGTCATCCAGCTTATCGACCTTCACCATTTTATAGCATCTTACAATGAAAGCCTGAAAGTGATCGATTACATCCACCACCCCATCAATATCATCGAAGAAAACGGAGTAAAAAAAGGGGTTTTATTTTACGATATGAAGCATTCTCATGCTTTAGATATTTATGAATCTGAACTTTTTAAAAATCATCATCAGATTCAGGAATTATGGTTTGTTTTTGTAGAGGAAGAAAATATTTCAAAAGCAGAAAAGTATATGGATTTTATTCAGTTAAATGCAATTGACACTTTTTATGACAGAATATTTATGTTCAATTTTTTTCAGTCTACCATTAATACCATCAAGTAAATTTTTATGATTCTATTTAAAAAAAATCTAATCACTTTTGCACTTATTCCTGTTGCAACAATTGTTTCAGCTCAAAAAAGAGACAGTATTCCGCATAAAGTAGTTGCTTTTGTGACAGATAAATTCCCTCAAGCCCGAGATTTAAATGTGGAATTTACTCAGGTTACGCCGTATAAATTTTCACCAGAACTTTATGGAAGCGATTTACCAGAAAATAAAATCAAATCTTTTCAGCAGGTAAAAGCGAATGCCAATGTTTATTTTATTAAAAACAGAAAATGGATGTTGAGTGGATCATTAAATTATCGCTTCACTTCCGTCAATTCAGAAAACAACATCAATATTTTCTCCGATGAAGATACCAACAAAGGGAATTTCCATTATCATTCTGAGGCCGTTAATGTTACTTATTTTTCAAAACTTTTCAATAAAATAGCAGTTTATTCTGCCACTGTATCAACTGATGGAAGCGATCAGCATTTTGAAAGAATCCGAGGGATGGTAACCGGAAGTTTGGTTTTAAAAGCCAATGCAAAAACTAAAATGACTTTGGGTGTCGCTGTTTTAATAGATCCAAGTACACCAATTCCTGCATTACCAATTTTTACTTATGAACATAAATTTGATAATGGCTGGGTTGCAGATATTATTTTACCTAAGAAAGTTTTAGTGAGAAAAGATATTTTTTCAAATGGAAGAATTTCTTTCGGAACCGAGATGGATACTACTTCTTTCTATCTTTATCCGTCAGGAAAAACATACGAATTCAGGCAATTGGAAATTAATTCCGGAGCAATTTATGAACATCATTTAGGTGGAAATTTTATCGGAACATTCAAAACCGGACTCAGAGCAACGCCAAATTCAAGGATTTTTGAAAAGAAAGAATCTCAGAAAAATTATATTTTTGAATCCAACTCAAAGCCTTCTTTTTATTTCAATGTAGGACTTTCTTACAATCCTTTTGGAAAACCGAGAACAAAATGACATTAAAATTAAATGCCAAAAAGTCAAATTTTGATGTTTCGAACATTTAATATGCTTTACATTGTATTTCCTTGATTTTGTCAACCTGAAAACAACAAATACAGAAACGTTAACATATTCTTAATTTTTTATGAATTAAATAATTAAAAACAAAAACATTTTACACCTAAAGCAATCAATCTATTAATACTAAATTCATCTAAAAACCCACCACACACCCATAAAACACTGATATACATCATAGCAATTCAATTTGGCACGTCATTTGAAAGTTGTAATATTGCAATTATAAAATTCGCAATAAATAATTAATAATTTAAAAATTCAAAAAATTATGATCGCTTATATTGGTATCGCTACATGTGCAGTTATTGTTACTTCTTATTTTGTAACAGCTAGAAAAGAAAGAAACTAGTTTTAATAAACACGTTCTTTTATTTAACAAATTTCAATTAATATTTTTTTATGTTTGCAGTTCTAAACTGCCGCTCTTTTACTCAACCGGAGTAAAAGAGCCGAAAACATAAAGCAATGACTACCCTACTCGAGAAACTTCAAACATTACTTTTTTCAAATCTCGGCTTAGTCATTTCCAATCTACATCAAGAGCAGGATTCCAAAGAATATTTTGGATGCAACTTTCAGCTCAACTCCTTTCAAATTAAATTCAGAAAAGCCAAAGTAACACCTACAAAAGTTGGCCAGTTCGTCACTTTATGGAAAAGAAACTCTATTTCTAAAGAAACAGAACCTTTTACTTCTGAAGACACTTCCGATCTTTATTTAATTCTAACCGAAACCTCTGAGAATTTCGGGTTTTTCCTTTTTACGAAAGATATTTTAATTAAAAATCAAATTCTCAGTACAAATTTCAAAGACGGAAAACGAGGTTTCAGGGTCTATCCGAACTGGGATATTACACAAAATAAACAGGCAACGAAAACTCAAAACTGGCAAGCTCAATTTTTTATCAACTTTGCTGATGAAAATTATGTTGAGAAGTTTGAATCTATTTTAAGATCTGAAGCTCAGTAAAAATTACAATTTTCTCTCGCAGATTTTGCGGATTGAGCAGATTTAAAATGCTTTAAAATCGATGAATTTAATTTGCAAGAATTTGAAAAATAAAAAGAAGAAATTGTTTTTCAGACTCATTTAAATAGTCTTCAAAATTTTAAATCAATTATCTTTGTAGATTAATATAAATGTTCAAGAAATATGAATCTGTACAATCTCATTATTCAGGATAAAGAAGCTGTAACGCTGGATGAAGTTTATCTTGAACCTCAAAATAAGCAACAATTTGTACAGCTCATCAAAGAACATACTTATATCAAAGAACTTCAGGAGTACGGACTTCCCGTCAATAATAAAATCCTTCTGGAAGGAAGTTCAGGTTGCGGAAAAACAATGACCGCAAAAGCAATTGCTAACGCTTTAGGAAAAAGTATTATCATCTTAAATCTAAGCAACATTGTTTCATCAAGAATCGGGGAAACTTCCCAAAACATAAAAATGATTTTCGACAAAGCTGCAAGAGAAAGATCGGTTCTTTTTCTCGACGAGCTCGATCAAATCGGAAAAGCCCGTGGAAGTGATGA
Coding sequences within it:
- a CDS encoding AAA family ATPase, which codes for MNLYNLIIQDKEAVTLDEVYLEPQNKQQFVQLIKEHTYIKELQEYGLPVNNKILLEGSSGCGKTMTAKAIANALGKSIIILNLSNIVSSRIGETSQNIKMIFDKAARERSVLFLDELDQIGKARGSDDKDVGEMRRLVNTLIQLIDYYPENALLLCATNHAEIIDTAIIRRFQLKINYKMPSKDFLDEYYDHLLSQFPEELKNIERKYEVSFAEAKDYTFTVVKGNLIEKLEKRKNNLTLQ
- a CDS encoding sensor histidine kinase — translated: MNCKSKELNDTMVIDFLVEDRYRLLRHVVSAICFFIFLYFADFWHWYKEGYRYFVLLFVFVSLIGMAYINIYVLVPIFFFKTRYVIYFLLLFTLGIVGLNLIGNCFEIFFAEYKIEGLENDARRGGLYEGIMICIPIILVSTTVKLIQKWTKDNKRIVELSNLTLKMELNELRNQINPHFLFNMMNNVKALIRTDPEKATVVIMKLSEFLRYQLYENNEEKTLLTSEIDFLSNFLNLEKIRREDFQIYIDSKTDKRTLNSTFIPPNLFTTFVENAVKHSVDISGKGSYVKLNIEIKDKNLHFECRNSQNSEFPIPETIYSGLGLVNIKRRLELLYQNTFTLEINSTKNEYIVNLIIPV
- a CDS encoding MepB family protein → MTTLLEKLQTLLFSNLGLVISNLHQEQDSKEYFGCNFQLNSFQIKFRKAKVTPTKVGQFVTLWKRNSISKETEPFTSEDTSDLYLILTETSENFGFFLFTKDILIKNQILSTNFKDGKRGFRVYPNWDITQNKQATKTQNWQAQFFINFADENYVEKFESILRSEAQ
- a CDS encoding LytR/AlgR family response regulator transcription factor, giving the protein MNCIIVDDEPLAKAEMQSLILEVSKVNILGTFSNAHAALEFLKTNVVDLIFLDIEMPLVTGLEFAKMLPKECLVIFTTAYSQYALKSYELDAIDYLLKPIEKPRLEKAIGKAILYHQLLSQGTVKNTVESNTKEFLFIKADRRFYKLNFNEIKFIEGLKDYVVIHTKTQKLITAMNLKTIHQKLPAEIFSRVSKSFVVNLNAIDSFDNHNIYIDESEIPLGEVYRSDFFAAYSGGSLNLEV